In a single window of the Rhopalosiphum padi isolate XX-2018 chromosome 1, ASM2088224v1, whole genome shotgun sequence genome:
- the LOC132927020 gene encoding uncharacterized protein LOC132927020 produces MSAGVMCYRCNRSGHFARDCRDSGSVSSATFSRGGRGGGGSGGIGGGSSDRETNCYKCNRSGHIARDCKDKDRCYRCDGVGHIARDCSQSASEPSCYNCRKTGHLARECPDERAERGMGGGGMGGGGSSSTCYNCNKIGHFSRDCMESRNGSGNYSALCRNCNVSGHMARDCPEGNKQSCYNCGEQGHLSRECRKRN; encoded by the exons ATGAGTGCTGGAGTTATGTGCTATCGGTGCAACCGATCTGGTCATTTTGCCAGGGATTGCCGTGACAGTGGTTCTGTAAGCAGTGCTACATTCAGCAGAGGCGGCAGAGGAGGCGGTGGCAGCGGTGGAATAGGTGGCGGAAGTAGTGATCGTGAAACAAATTGTTACAAGTGCAATCGCAGTGGACATATTGCCCGTGACTGCAAAGACAAAGACAGATGTTacag atGTGACGGCGTTGGTCATATAGCTCGTGACTGTTCTCAATCTGCTAGTGAACCATCGTGTTACAACTGTCGTAAAACAGGACATTTGGCTCGCGAATGCCCAGATGAACGTGCAGAACGTGGCATGGGCGGTGGTGGAATGGGTGGTGGTGGTAGCAGTTCTACTTGTTACAACTGTAACAAGATAGGACATTTTTCCCGAGACTGTATGGAAAGCAG aaatgGCTCTGGAAACTATTCTGCCCTTTGTCGTAACTGCAATGTTTCTGGACATATGGCTCGTGATTGCCCAGAGGGTAACAAACAAAGCTGTTACAACTGTGGTGAACAGGGACATTTGAGTCGTGAATGCCGCAAGCGTAACTAG